Sequence from the Cervus canadensis isolate Bull #8, Minnesota chromosome 16, ASM1932006v1, whole genome shotgun sequence genome:
aaagtaacactcaaaattctccaagccaggcttcaacagtatgtgaaccatgaagttccagatgttcaagctggatttagaaaatgcagaggaaccagagatcaaattgccaacatccatgggatcattaaaaaagcaagagaattccagaaaaacatctacttccactttattgactatggcaaagcctttgactgtgtggatcacaataaactgtggaaaattctgaaggagatgggaataccagaccacctgacctgcctcctgagaaatctatatgcaggtcaagaagcaacagttagaactgtacaaggagcaacagattggttccaaattgggaaaggagtacatcacggctatatattatcaccctgcttatttaatttatatgcagagtacatcatgagaaatgctgggctgaaggaagtacaagctggaatcaagattgccgggacaaatatcaattacctcagatatacagaagacaccacccttatgacagaaagcaaagaagaactaaagatcctcttgatgaaagtgaaagaggagagtgaaaaagttggattaaaactcaacattcagaaaactaagatcatggcatctggtcccatcacttcatggcaaatagatggggaaacaacgcaAACAGTAAGATTCTTAAttttttcggctccaaaatcaatgcagatggtgactgtacccatgaaattaaaagacgcttgctccttggaagaaaagtcatgaccaacctagacagcatattaaaaagtagagacattacattgccaacaaaggtctgtctagtcaaagctactgtttttccagtagccatgtatggatgtgagagttggactataaagaaagctgagcaccgaagaattgatgcttttgaactatggtgttggagaagactcttgagagtcccttggacagcaaggagatccagccagcccatcctaaaggaaatcagtactgaatattcattggaaggactgatgctgaagctgaaactccaatactttggctacctgatgtgaagaactaactcattggaaaagaccctgatgctgggaaagattgaaggtgggagaagaaggagacgacaaaggataagatggttggatggtatcaccgactcaatcgacatgagtttgagtaagctctgggagtttggtgatggacagggaggcttggcatgctgcagtccatggggtcgcaaagagtcggacacaactgagcaactgaaccgaaccgaTGAGAGAAGTTCTAGTAACTACAATTGTCTTCATCTTATATTTCCAGTGAAATTTTGATATACTAGTGATAGTTTAAAACTCCGTAGGTACCTCTTTGAGGAAGACGCGGTCGCCGCTGCAGCAGAGCTCAGCGCCGCCGGCTGTTGTTCCTGACTCACCGCTGTTCGCTCTCGCCGAGGAACAAGTCGGTCAGGAAGCCGAGCCGCAGCCATGGCCTTTAAAGACACCGGCAAGACTCCCGTGGAGCCAGAGGTGGCTATTCACCGGATTAGGATCACCATCACAAGCCGCAACGTGAAGTCTCTGGAGAAGGTGTGTGCTGACTTGATCAGAGGCGagaaggaaaagaatctcaaagtGAAAGGACCAGTTCGGATGCCTACCAAGACTCTGAGAATAACTACAAGGAAAACTCCTTGTGGTGAAGGTTCTAAGACTTGGGATCGATTCCAAATGAGGATCCACAAGCGACTCATTGACCTGCACAGCCCTTCTGAAATTGTCAAGCAGATCACTTCCATCAGTATTGAGCCAGGAGTCGAGGTGGAAGTCACCATTGCCGATGCCTAAATCAATCTTTTTAATAAATCGATaatcagttgttaaaaaaaaaaaaaaaaaaaaaactccttagGCAATAGCTCACCTGCCTCCCCCCTTAAATCCTCACTGATTGAGGAATAATGAGAAAATTACAGTAGACTGATAAGAGGAGTTAGACTTgggaaatgtttttctctttaagaagTCCTTTAAAGATGCCCTCAGAAGTGTTCTGAGTAAATCTCAGGGACAATCGGTATATTTTACACAATTTCACAACTTGCTAGTGCTTTTCTTAGtttctctgtgaaatgggaatgaagACCCTCCTGTAATCTTTTCTCATGAGTAGCTATGCATTATGAGTTGGATGATAGCTGCTAAGCCCTGGGATTCTAAGAGTCCAGATGAGTTCACTGTTGAATCTGGGCTATCAGGGCACGAAGACAGGGAGTAGCAAGAGTAGAGACTACTCATGAAATCTTCACTTCAGGTATATACAGCCTGTTCAGAAAATTACACTGGAGctgaaataattga
This genomic interval carries:
- the LOC122454438 gene encoding 40S ribosomal protein S20-like gives rise to the protein MAFKDTGKTPVEPEVAIHRIRITITSRNVKSLEKVCADLIRGEKEKNLKVKGPVRMPTKTLRITTRKTPCGEGSKTWDRFQMRIHKRLIDLHSPSEIVKQITSISIEPGVEVEVTIADA